The following proteins come from a genomic window of Halomarina ordinaria:
- the mutL gene encoding DNA mismatch repair endonuclease MutL codes for MSREIRRLDPKTVERIAAGEVVERPASAVKELVENSVDADASRVAVSVENGGIDGIRVRDDGVGMDEAAVRRAVEEHTTSKIADVEDLEAGVRTLGFRGEALHAIGAVSRLTVTTKPRGGDRGTELVVEGGEVESVGPAGCPEGTTVEVEELFYNVPARRKYLKRPSTEADHVQRVVTGYALADPDVAVTFEADGRERFSTAGRGDLRSAVMAVYGREVASAMVEVDGADLDLPDGPLDGVSGLVSHPETTRASRSYCSTFVNGRYVAASAVREAVVDAYGTQLAPDRYPFAVVFLDVDPATVDVNVHPRKQEVRFVDEEGVREQVGHAVERALLDKGLIRSGAPRGRSAPEQTEISPERAEDGSDGEGATGGDAGSGSSRTGGGARASRTDDASDGARRRDGERTGEEGGAPSSASTAPSAASTPSTDVADAPASDPMYGGESRSRGERERDEEEGERDESDDHTHIRDPHDRRRFRPGTEQSRLSDDAPDPEYERLPSLTVLGQYDDTYLVCEAEDGLLLVDQHAADERVNYERLREAFADDVTTQALAEPVRLELTAREAALFDEFEDALASLGFHAGLVEERVAAVRTVPALLTGREDLVRDLLTAFVAGDGATTVEAAADALLADLACYPSITGNTSLTEGSVVDLLTALDDCENPYACPHGRPTVVAFGREEIAERFERDYPGHAGRRRE; via the coding sequence GTGAGCCGCGAGATACGCCGGCTCGACCCGAAGACGGTCGAGCGCATCGCCGCCGGCGAGGTGGTCGAGCGCCCCGCGAGCGCGGTGAAGGAACTCGTCGAGAACAGCGTCGACGCCGACGCCTCGCGCGTCGCCGTGAGCGTCGAGAACGGCGGCATCGACGGCATCCGCGTCCGCGACGACGGCGTCGGGATGGACGAGGCGGCGGTCCGCCGGGCCGTCGAGGAGCACACGACGAGCAAGATAGCGGACGTCGAGGACCTCGAAGCGGGCGTTCGGACGCTCGGCTTCCGCGGGGAGGCGCTCCACGCCATCGGCGCCGTCTCGCGGCTGACGGTGACGACGAAACCCCGCGGGGGCGACCGGGGAACGGAACTCGTCGTCGAGGGCGGCGAGGTCGAGTCGGTCGGCCCCGCCGGCTGTCCCGAGGGAACCACCGTCGAGGTCGAGGAGCTGTTCTACAACGTCCCCGCCCGCCGGAAGTACCTCAAGCGCCCCTCGACGGAGGCCGACCACGTCCAGCGCGTCGTCACGGGCTACGCGCTCGCCGACCCGGACGTCGCCGTGACGTTCGAGGCCGACGGCCGCGAGCGCTTCTCGACGGCCGGCCGGGGCGACCTCCGGAGCGCGGTGATGGCCGTCTACGGCCGCGAGGTGGCGAGCGCGATGGTCGAGGTGGACGGCGCGGACCTGGACCTCCCCGACGGCCCCCTCGACGGCGTCTCGGGACTGGTGAGCCACCCCGAGACGACGCGCGCGAGCCGGTCGTACTGCTCGACGTTCGTCAACGGGCGGTACGTCGCCGCGAGCGCGGTCCGGGAGGCGGTCGTCGACGCCTACGGGACGCAGCTCGCGCCCGACCGCTACCCCTTCGCCGTCGTCTTCCTCGACGTCGACCCCGCCACGGTCGACGTCAACGTGCATCCGCGCAAACAGGAGGTCAGGTTCGTCGACGAGGAGGGCGTCCGCGAGCAGGTCGGCCACGCCGTCGAGCGCGCGCTGCTCGATAAGGGGCTGATTCGCTCGGGCGCGCCCCGCGGTCGGTCGGCGCCCGAGCAGACCGAGATCAGTCCGGAGCGAGCCGAGGACGGTTCGGACGGCGAGGGGGCGACCGGGGGCGACGCCGGTTCGGGTTCGAGTCGAACCGGAGGAGGGGCACGCGCGAGTCGGACGGACGACGCGAGCGACGGCGCGCGCCGCCGGGACGGCGAGCGCACCGGCGAGGAGGGCGGTGCGCCCTCGTCCGCCTCCACCGCTCCCTCCGCGGCGTCGACTCCGTCGACCGACGTCGCGGACGCGCCCGCGTCGGACCCGATGTACGGCGGGGAGAGTCGGTCGAGAGGTGAACGCGAGCGCGACGAGGAAGAGGGTGAGCGCGACGAGTCCGACGACCACACTCACATCCGAGACCCCCACGACCGGCGTCGGTTCCGCCCCGGCACCGAACAGAGCCGCCTGAGCGACGACGCGCCGGACCCCGAGTACGAACGCCTGCCGTCGCTCACCGTCCTCGGGCAGTACGACGACACGTACCTCGTCTGCGAGGCCGAGGACGGCCTGCTGCTGGTCGACCAGCACGCGGCCGACGAGCGGGTGAACTACGAGCGCCTGCGCGAGGCGTTCGCCGACGACGTGACGACGCAGGCGCTCGCCGAGCCAGTCCGCCTCGAACTCACCGCGCGGGAGGCGGCGCTGTTCGACGAGTTCGAGGACGCCCTCGCCTCGCTCGGCTTCCACGCCGGCCTCGTCGAGGAACGCGTCGCGGCGGTGCGGACGGTGCCCGCGCTCCTCACCGGGCGCGAGGACCTCGTGCGCGACCTCCTGACGGCGTTCGTCGCGGGCGACGGCGCGACGACGGTCGAGGCGGCGGCCGACGCCCTGCTCGCGGACCTCGCCTGCTACCCCTCCATCACCGGCAACACGTCGCTGACGGAGGGGTCGGTCGTCGACCTCCTGACCGCCCTCGACGACTGCGAGAACCCCTACGCCTGCCCCCACGGGCGGCCCACGGTCGTCGCGTTCGGCCGCGAGGAGATCGCCGAGCGCTTCGAGCGCGACTACCCCGGCCACGCGGGGCGTAGACGGGAGTAG
- a CDS encoding MFS transporter, whose amino-acid sequence MSTDSTSVRGIVRQLFSFERDVLVLSLSMFAFSLGFQMTGRYMGRYLDLLGASAFVIGLYGTVGNVIGFAYPYPGGAVSDRIGSRTALTLFGLLSTLGFVVWFAAGSLGFGVGAVFLGLLLVQCWQSFGLGATFAIVKQSVADERLATGFASTETVRRTAFLVGPLLASALIATYGFGLGFRYVVGVAAVVALVGTVAQHRLYDPSGDALGKSFEGIGQLVDDLRGLPPELPPLLLGDTLVRFANGMVYTFFVIVVTQFLEVDVTLPVVGYLSPDALFGVLLAVEMAVALLTMVPVAALTRRVGLKPVVALGFAVYAVFPVLLISAPADPLVVTLLFAVSGLRFAGLPAHKALIVGPAERNEGGRVTGAYYLVRNFVVIPSSALGGLIYGFSPRLAFGAASAVGLLGVVLFLAFGKDFDAAVAA is encoded by the coding sequence GTGTCGACGGACAGCACGAGCGTGAGAGGAATCGTCCGCCAACTGTTCTCCTTCGAGCGGGACGTCCTCGTGCTGTCGCTGTCGATGTTCGCCTTCAGCCTCGGCTTCCAGATGACCGGCCGGTACATGGGACGGTACCTCGACCTGCTGGGCGCGAGCGCGTTCGTCATCGGTCTCTACGGGACGGTGGGGAACGTCATCGGCTTCGCGTACCCCTACCCCGGCGGCGCCGTCTCCGACCGCATCGGCTCGCGGACGGCGCTGACGCTGTTCGGCCTGCTGTCGACGCTCGGGTTCGTCGTCTGGTTCGCGGCGGGGTCGCTCGGGTTCGGCGTGGGGGCGGTGTTCCTCGGCCTCCTGCTCGTCCAGTGCTGGCAGTCGTTCGGCCTCGGCGCGACGTTCGCCATCGTCAAACAGAGCGTCGCCGACGAGCGGCTGGCGACGGGGTTCGCGAGCACGGAGACGGTCCGTCGGACGGCGTTCCTCGTCGGCCCGCTGCTCGCCTCGGCGCTCATCGCCACCTACGGCTTCGGCCTCGGCTTCCGCTACGTCGTCGGCGTGGCGGCCGTCGTCGCGCTCGTGGGAACGGTCGCCCAGCACCGCCTCTACGACCCCTCGGGCGACGCGCTGGGGAAGTCCTTCGAGGGGATAGGTCAACTCGTCGACGACCTCCGGGGGCTCCCGCCGGAACTGCCGCCGCTGTTGCTCGGTGACACGCTCGTGCGCTTCGCCAACGGGATGGTCTACACCTTCTTCGTCATCGTCGTCACGCAGTTCCTCGAGGTGGACGTGACGCTCCCGGTGGTGGGCTACCTGAGCCCGGACGCGCTGTTCGGCGTCCTGCTGGCCGTCGAGATGGCCGTCGCGCTCCTGACGATGGTCCCCGTCGCCGCGCTCACGCGACGCGTGGGGCTGAAACCCGTCGTCGCCCTCGGGTTCGCCGTCTACGCCGTCTTCCCCGTCCTGCTCATCTCCGCGCCCGCCGACCCGCTGGTCGTGACGCTCCTGTTCGCCGTCTCGGGGCTGCGCTTCGCCGGCCTGCCGGCCCACAAGGCGCTCATCGTCGGCCCCGCCGAGCGCAACGAGGGCGGACGTGTCACCGGCGCGTACTACCTCGTTCGCAACTTCGTCGTCATCCCGAGTTCCGCGCTCGGCGGCCTCATCTACGGGTTCTCGCCGCGGCTCGCGTTCGGCGCCGCCTCGGCGGTCGGGCTGCTCGGCGTCGTCCTCTTCCTCGCCTTCGGGAAGGACTTCGACGCGGCCGTAGCGGCCTGA
- a CDS encoding glycosyltransferase family 2 protein: protein MTPDVSLPDSLRSGRGPLVSVVVPTYEDDEFLPGALESIAAQHADVELVVVDSSGVGWLRDLAARVEGVEYVYQEPSGLSAARNRGIDVARGEYVAFLDADDRWREDKLEKQLAVMRDGADVVYSDVTVVGESGRRRLSSLPVERPAAHHVDFLYSGGVPILTVLVRRACLERHRFDESLGAVEDRHLLARLFAEFRPGRVAEPLAEYAERADSMSSDAELMYRSERDSLADLVARYPDLDAHRSHLEARAAYSYGKRLLRTGDARAARRPLFDALRGGAGGYRGAALLALSLLPRGHERLLWELERLEECRR, encoded by the coding sequence GTGACGCCCGACGTCTCCCTGCCCGACTCCCTGCGGTCGGGTCGCGGCCCGCTCGTGTCCGTCGTCGTCCCCACCTACGAGGACGACGAGTTCCTCCCCGGTGCCCTGGAGAGCATCGCCGCCCAGCACGCGGACGTCGAGCTAGTCGTCGTCGACAGCTCCGGCGTCGGGTGGCTCCGCGACCTCGCCGCCCGCGTCGAGGGCGTCGAGTACGTCTACCAGGAACCCTCCGGCCTCTCGGCGGCGCGCAACCGCGGTATCGACGTCGCGCGCGGCGAGTACGTCGCCTTCCTCGACGCCGACGACCGCTGGCGCGAGGACAAACTGGAGAAACAGCTCGCGGTCATGCGCGACGGCGCGGACGTGGTCTACTCCGACGTCACCGTCGTCGGCGAGTCCGGCCGCCGCCGTCTCTCCTCGCTCCCCGTCGAGCGCCCGGCCGCCCACCACGTCGACTTCCTCTACTCGGGGGGCGTCCCCATCCTCACCGTCCTCGTGCGCCGGGCGTGTCTCGAACGCCACCGCTTCGACGAGTCGCTCGGGGCCGTCGAGGACCGCCACCTGCTCGCGCGACTGTTCGCGGAGTTCCGCCCCGGGCGCGTCGCCGAACCGCTCGCCGAGTACGCCGAACGCGCCGACTCGATGAGCTCCGACGCCGAGTTGATGTACCGCAGCGAGCGCGACTCGCTCGCGGACCTCGTCGCGCGCTACCCCGACCTCGACGCCCACCGCTCGCACCTCGAGGCCCGCGCCGCCTACAGCTACGGCAAACGACTCCTCCGGACGGGCGACGCGCGCGCCGCCCGCCGCCCGCTGTTCGACGCCCTGCGCGGCGGGGCCGGGGGCTACCGCGGCGCCGCCCTGCTCGCGCTCTCGCTGCTCCCCCGCGGGCACGAGCGGCTGCTCTGGGAACTCGAACGGTTAGAGGAGTGCCGGCGCTAG
- a CDS encoding AIR synthase family protein has protein sequence MTDLGKVDREFFDEYIYPYLGAERDDVTLAPQHGVDFGAIEVGGKAVALATDPVFVMPSLGFERAAWFAFHILLSDVAVSGIAPTHLSIDFNLPPDITDEEFATVWETMDAEARDLGVSIVTGHTARYAGCNYPMVGGATSIAVGDPEDLVRPDGARVGDRLVVTKGPAVEATGLLAVQFEELLRGEVPNDDIETAQERFYDMSPVRDALVASAAAPVSAMHDATECGVYGGCYELGRAAGVGIELERDPIPVLPGVETTCEFFDIDPWASISEGTLLLTVAPEHVESVLSALEEEGIPAADAGRVVEGSGLVVDGEPTDHPGADPYWAAVEENLPKLEE, from the coding sequence ATGACCGACCTCGGCAAAGTCGACCGGGAGTTCTTCGACGAGTACATCTACCCGTACCTGGGTGCGGAGCGCGACGACGTGACGCTCGCCCCCCAGCACGGCGTCGACTTCGGCGCCATCGAGGTGGGGGGCAAGGCCGTCGCGCTGGCGACCGACCCGGTGTTCGTCATGCCGTCGCTCGGGTTCGAGCGCGCCGCGTGGTTCGCGTTCCACATCCTGCTGAGCGACGTGGCGGTGTCGGGTATCGCCCCGACGCACCTGAGCATCGACTTCAACCTCCCGCCGGACATCACCGACGAGGAGTTCGCCACCGTCTGGGAGACGATGGACGCCGAGGCGCGCGACCTCGGCGTGAGCATCGTCACGGGGCACACCGCGCGCTACGCCGGCTGTAACTACCCGATGGTCGGGGGCGCGACGAGCATCGCCGTGGGCGACCCCGAGGACCTCGTCAGGCCCGACGGCGCGCGCGTGGGCGACCGCCTCGTCGTCACGAAGGGACCGGCGGTGGAGGCGACGGGCCTGCTCGCCGTCCAGTTCGAGGAGCTCCTCCGCGGGGAGGTCCCCAACGACGACATCGAGACGGCACAGGAGCGTTTCTACGACATGTCGCCGGTTCGCGACGCGCTCGTGGCGAGTGCCGCCGCGCCCGTCAGCGCGATGCACGACGCCACCGAGTGCGGGGTCTACGGGGGATGCTACGAACTCGGCCGCGCGGCGGGCGTCGGCATCGAACTCGAACGCGACCCCATCCCGGTCCTGCCGGGCGTCGAGACGACCTGCGAGTTCTTCGACATCGACCCGTGGGCGTCCATCAGCGAGGGGACGCTCCTGCTCACCGTCGCGCCCGAACACGTCGAGAGCGTGCTCTCGGCACTGGAGGAGGAGGGCATCCCCGCCGCCGACGCCGGCAGGGTGGTCGAGGGGTCGGGGCTGGTCGTCGACGGCGAACCGACCGACCACCCCGGTGCCGACCCGTACTGGGCGGCCGTCGAGGAGAACCTGCCGAAACTGGAGGAGTGA
- the thiD gene encoding bifunctional hydroxymethylpyrimidine kinase/phosphomethylpyrimidine kinase, translated as MRAAAPVTLPVALTIAGSDSGGGAGIQADLKTMEALGTFGTSVVTATTAQNTRGVTGSHVVPTEHVEAQLDAVLDDFDVGAAKTGMLATSEVVEAVAARAADFDCPLVVDPVMVATSGDRLLAEAAEEAYEALVAEATVVTPNADEVEVLVGERPESEADARAAGEALLDFGARAALVKGGHIGSGDEVVDTLVTGEGVETFRHRRVDTDATHGSGCTLASAVAARLARGDDVERAVERATGFVARAVRYHHAVGEGPGAVHHLAALRERADRQPTAEAVEGLLATLREHGDAVRALVPEVGMNVVGASRYAESRAEAAAVEGRLTKTLAGVAAPRGVRFGASNNVARVLLAAREQDPSLRFAAVCRNDEAVRDALADAGLEVAVVDGETAYEEGIAAAFDGGVPDVVAFDAGVGREATALLLSGEAATLEDRLLALADALR; from the coding sequence ATGCGGGCGGCGGCACCCGTCACCCTCCCGGTGGCGCTCACCATCGCGGGGAGCGACTCGGGCGGCGGTGCGGGCATCCAGGCGGACCTGAAGACGATGGAGGCGCTCGGGACGTTCGGGACGAGCGTCGTCACGGCGACGACGGCGCAGAACACGCGGGGCGTGACGGGGTCGCACGTCGTGCCCACGGAGCACGTCGAGGCGCAACTGGACGCCGTCCTCGACGACTTCGACGTCGGGGCGGCGAAGACGGGGATGCTCGCCACGAGCGAGGTGGTCGAGGCGGTGGCCGCGCGCGCGGCCGACTTCGACTGCCCGCTCGTGGTCGACCCGGTGATGGTCGCCACCTCCGGCGACCGCCTGCTGGCCGAGGCGGCCGAGGAGGCCTACGAGGCGCTCGTCGCCGAGGCGACGGTGGTGACGCCGAACGCAGACGAGGTGGAAGTGCTCGTCGGCGAGCGCCCCGAGAGCGAGGCCGACGCGCGCGCGGCGGGCGAGGCGCTGCTCGACTTCGGCGCGCGCGCGGCGCTCGTGAAGGGCGGCCACATCGGGTCCGGCGACGAGGTGGTCGACACCCTCGTCACGGGCGAGGGAGTCGAGACCTTCCGCCACCGGCGGGTGGACACCGACGCGACCCACGGCTCGGGGTGTACGCTGGCGAGCGCCGTCGCGGCCCGTCTCGCGCGCGGCGACGACGTCGAGCGTGCGGTCGAGCGCGCGACGGGGTTCGTGGCGCGCGCCGTCCGGTACCACCACGCCGTCGGGGAGGGGCCGGGCGCCGTCCACCACCTCGCGGCGCTGCGCGAGCGGGCCGACCGGCAGCCGACCGCGGAGGCCGTCGAGGGCCTGCTCGCGACGCTCCGGGAGCACGGCGACGCGGTGCGCGCGCTCGTCCCGGAGGTGGGGATGAACGTCGTCGGCGCGTCGCGCTACGCCGAGTCGCGCGCCGAGGCGGCCGCCGTCGAGGGGCGTCTCACGAAGACGCTGGCGGGGGTCGCGGCGCCGCGTGGGGTACGCTTCGGCGCCTCGAACAACGTGGCGCGCGTGTTGCTCGCGGCGCGCGAACAGGACCCGTCGCTTCGCTTCGCCGCGGTCTGTCGGAACGACGAGGCGGTGCGAGACGCGCTCGCGGACGCGGGCCTGGAGGTGGCGGTCGTCGACGGCGAGACGGCCTACGAGGAGGGTATCGCGGCGGCGTTCGACGGGGGGGTCCCGGACGTCGTCGCCTTCGACGCCGGCGTCGGCCGGGAGGCGACGGCCCTCCTCCTTTCGGGCGAGGCGGCGACGCTCGAAGACCGGTTGCTCGCGCTGGCCGACGCGCTCCGATAG
- the mutS gene encoding DNA mismatch repair protein MutS, producing the protein MTAEGIVGQYLALKRESEADLLAMQMGDFYEFFHEDARTVGRELDLKVSERSSGGSSYEMAGIPLSELTPYLRALVERGYRVAVAEQFERGDGDISREIVRVATPGTLLETTSQEARYLASVVEGEGEYGLAFVDVTTGRFHVTSVADAGAVCTELYRFAPTEVLPGPDVRGDDDLLARVGERVETTFTLHATEAFAPGRARHAVREQFGGAPESLAGDLDGAALRAAGAALSYVEETGVGALASVTRLQPYAADDRVDLDATTQRNLELTETMTGAGRSLFETVDHTATSAGRRLLKEWLGRPLRERGELTRRQSAVAALAAAALEREELRERLGEAYDLERLASRSVSGSADAGDLLRVRETLALLPRLVDAVSDAERLADSPVAALLDGPDREAAVSLAGALDEALVDDPPTTVTQGGLLRRGFDDDLDALVERYEANLEWFETLAERERERTGISRLSVDRNKTDGYYVQVPKSAADAVPEEYEGIKTLKNAQRYVTDELNERERELLRLEERRGDLEYDLFCDLRESVAERAELLQDVGRALAELDTLASLAVHAVKHDWTRPDLAEPGVLDVEAGRHPVVETDTEFVPNDLSLSDDRRFLIVTGPNMSGKSTYMRQAALITLLAQVGSFVPARRARVGVVDGIYTRVGALDELAQGRSTFMVEMAELSNILHSATEESLVILDEVGRGTATYDGISIAWAATEYLHNVVGARTLFATHYHELTTLADHLPRVANVHVAVDERGTTEGETNRREGDVTFLRTVEEGATDRSYGVYVADLAGVPGPVVERADEVLAALREERAIEAKGSEREGETVQAVFDLGSGSFRDGAEADGGTAGIDPDDTAPAALDPATEEVVSRLRDVDTSGMTPLEALQFVEDLRGRLADD; encoded by the coding sequence ATGACTGCGGAGGGAATCGTCGGGCAGTACCTCGCACTGAAGCGCGAGTCCGAGGCCGACCTGCTGGCGATGCAGATGGGCGATTTCTACGAGTTCTTCCACGAGGACGCGAGGACCGTGGGGCGGGAACTCGACCTGAAAGTCTCAGAGCGGTCGAGCGGCGGGTCGTCGTACGAGATGGCCGGCATCCCCCTCTCGGAACTGACGCCGTACCTGCGCGCGCTGGTCGAGCGGGGGTATCGCGTCGCCGTCGCCGAGCAGTTCGAGCGCGGGGACGGCGACATCAGCCGGGAGATAGTGCGCGTGGCGACGCCGGGTACCCTGCTGGAGACGACGAGCCAGGAGGCACGCTACCTGGCGAGCGTCGTCGAGGGCGAGGGCGAGTACGGCCTCGCGTTCGTCGACGTCACCACCGGGCGCTTCCACGTCACGAGCGTCGCGGACGCTGGCGCCGTCTGTACGGAGCTGTACCGCTTCGCGCCGACCGAGGTGCTCCCCGGTCCCGACGTCCGGGGCGACGACGACCTGCTCGCGCGGGTGGGAGAGCGCGTCGAGACGACGTTCACGCTCCACGCGACGGAGGCGTTCGCGCCGGGGCGGGCGCGCCACGCCGTCCGCGAGCAGTTCGGGGGCGCGCCCGAGTCGCTGGCGGGCGACCTCGACGGCGCGGCGTTGCGGGCGGCGGGGGCGGCGCTCTCGTACGTCGAGGAGACGGGCGTCGGCGCGCTGGCGTCGGTGACACGCCTCCAGCCGTACGCCGCGGACGACCGGGTCGACCTCGACGCGACGACCCAGCGCAACCTCGAACTCACCGAGACGATGACGGGCGCGGGGCGCTCGCTGTTCGAGACGGTCGACCACACCGCCACGAGCGCGGGGCGACGCCTGCTGAAGGAGTGGCTCGGCCGACCCCTGCGCGAGCGCGGCGAACTGACCCGGCGCCAGTCGGCGGTGGCGGCGCTCGCGGCCGCCGCGCTCGAACGCGAGGAGCTCCGTGAGCGACTCGGCGAGGCGTACGACCTCGAACGCCTCGCCAGCCGGAGCGTCTCGGGAAGCGCCGACGCGGGCGACCTGCTCCGGGTGCGCGAGACGCTCGCGCTCCTGCCGCGACTGGTGGACGCGGTGTCGGACGCGGAGCGCCTCGCCGACTCGCCGGTCGCGGCGCTCCTCGACGGCCCGGACCGCGAGGCGGCCGTCTCACTCGCCGGGGCGCTCGACGAGGCGCTGGTCGACGACCCGCCGACGACGGTCACGCAGGGCGGCCTCCTGCGCCGGGGGTTCGACGACGACCTCGACGCGCTCGTCGAGCGCTACGAGGCGAACCTGGAGTGGTTCGAGACGCTCGCCGAGCGCGAGCGCGAGCGGACCGGTATCTCGCGGCTCTCGGTCGACCGCAACAAGACCGACGGCTACTACGTGCAGGTGCCGAAGTCGGCGGCCGACGCCGTCCCCGAGGAGTACGAGGGCATCAAGACGCTGAAGAACGCCCAGCGCTACGTCACCGACGAACTGAACGAGCGCGAGCGAGAGCTGTTGCGCCTCGAAGAGCGCCGGGGCGACCTGGAGTACGACCTGTTCTGCGACCTCCGCGAGTCGGTCGCCGAGCGCGCCGAACTCCTGCAGGACGTGGGGCGGGCGCTCGCGGAACTCGACACCCTCGCGAGCCTCGCGGTCCACGCCGTCAAGCACGACTGGACGCGCCCGGACCTCGCCGAACCGGGGGTCCTCGACGTGGAGGCGGGCCGACACCCCGTGGTCGAGACGGACACGGAGTTCGTCCCCAACGACCTCTCGCTCTCCGACGACCGACGCTTCCTCATCGTCACCGGCCCGAACATGAGCGGGAAGTCGACGTACATGCGCCAGGCGGCGCTCATCACCCTGCTCGCGCAGGTGGGGAGTTTCGTCCCGGCCCGGCGAGCGCGCGTGGGCGTCGTCGACGGCATCTACACGCGCGTCGGCGCGCTCGACGAACTCGCGCAGGGGCGCTCGACGTTCATGGTGGAGATGGCCGAACTGTCGAACATCCTCCACTCCGCGACCGAGGAGTCGCTCGTCATCCTCGACGAGGTGGGGCGCGGGACGGCCACCTACGACGGCATCAGCATCGCGTGGGCGGCCACCGAGTACCTCCACAACGTCGTCGGCGCGCGGACGCTCTTCGCCACCCACTACCACGAACTGACGACGCTCGCCGACCACCTGCCGCGCGTGGCGAACGTCCACGTCGCGGTCGACGAGCGGGGGACCACCGAGGGGGAGACGAACCGACGCGAGGGCGACGTCACGTTCCTCCGGACGGTCGAGGAGGGGGCGACCGACCGCTCCTACGGCGTCTACGTCGCCGACCTCGCGGGCGTGCCCGGGCCGGTCGTCGAGCGCGCCGACGAGGTGCTGGCCGCGCTCCGCGAGGAGCGGGCCATCGAGGCGAAGGGGAGCGAGCGCGAGGGGGAGACCGTACAGGCCGTCTTCGACCTCGGGTCGGGGTCGTTCAGGGACGGCGCGGAGGCCGACGGCGGGACGGCGGGTATCGACCCCGACGACACCGCGCCGGCCGCGCTCGACCCGGCGACCGAGGAGGTGGTGTCGAGACTCCGGGACGTCGACACGAGCGGGATGACGCCGCTCGAAGCGCTCCAGTTCGTGGAGGACCTCCGGGGGCGGTTGGCCGATGACTGA
- a CDS encoding NUDIX domain-containing protein, translating into MTERPLRATVHQKAALFGPGRDVLLLRDPDDGWEFPGGRLGVGERPLDGLRREVREETGLAVEVDRPVHTAAWRSSGTNRFVVVYRCTTDGARVELSEEHVEHRWATPAEASAVLSERLATGLEYALDGGES; encoded by the coding sequence ATGACTGAGCGACCGCTGCGGGCGACGGTCCACCAGAAGGCGGCGCTGTTCGGCCCCGGGCGCGACGTGTTGCTCCTGCGCGACCCGGACGACGGCTGGGAGTTCCCGGGCGGGCGCCTCGGCGTCGGGGAACGCCCGCTCGACGGCCTCCGGCGCGAGGTGCGCGAGGAGACGGGCCTCGCGGTCGAGGTGGACCGACCGGTCCACACCGCCGCCTGGCGGAGTTCGGGGACGAACCGCTTCGTCGTCGTCTACCGCTGTACGACGGACGGAGCGCGCGTCGAGCTGAGCGAGGAGCACGTCGAGCACCGGTGGGCGACCCCGGCGGAGGCGTCGGCAGTGCTGAGCGAGCGGCTGGCGACCGGGCTCGAGTACGCGCTGGACGGGGGCGAGTCGTGA